One stretch of Gadus macrocephalus chromosome 12, ASM3116895v1 DNA includes these proteins:
- the upf1 gene encoding regulator of nonsense transcripts 1 isoform X2 produces the protein MSVEAYGPSSQTLTFLDTEETELIGADTQGSEYEFTDFTLPSQTQTQGHTQSQLDNQVNGPDEGLHNGGVDDSVAKTSQLLAELNFEEDEEDTYYTKDLPLHACSYCGIHDPACVVYCNTSKKWFCNGRGNTSGSHIVNHLVRAKCKEVTLHKDGPLGETVLECYNCGCRNVFLLGFIPAKADSVVVLLCRQPCASQSSLKDINWDSSQWQPLIQDRCFLSWLVKIPSEQEQLRARQITAQQINKLEELWKDNPSATLEDLEKPGVDEEPQHVLLRYEDAYQYQNIFGPLVKLEADYDKKLKESQTQDNITVRWDLGLNKKRIAYFSLPKTDSGDMRLMQGDEICLRYKGEMAPLWKGIGHVIKVPDSIEIAIELRSSVGAPVEIPHNFQVDFVWKSTSFDRMQSALKTFAVDETSVSGYIYHKLLGHEVEDVVIKCQLPKRFTAQGLPDLNHSQVYAVKTVLQRPLSLIQGPPGTGKTVTSATIVYHLARQGNGPVLVCAPSNIAVDQLTEKIHQTGLKVVRLCAKSREAIDSPVSFLALHNQISNMDSMPELQKLQQLKDETGELSSADEKRYRALKRTAERELLMNADVICGTCVGAGDPRLAKMQFRSILIDESTQATEPECMVPVVLGAKQLILVGDHCQLGPVVMCKKAAKAGLSQSLFERLVVLGIRPIRLQVQYRMHPALSAFPSNIFYEGSLQNGVTAADRIKKGFDFQWPQPDKPMYFYVTQGQEEIASSGTSYLNRTEAANVEKITTRLLKAGAKPDQIGIITPYEGQRSYLVQYMQFSGSLHTKLYQEVEIASVDAFQGREKDFIILSCVRANEHQGIGFLNDPRRLNVALTRAKYGVIIVGNPKALSKQPLWNHLLNYYKEQKVLVEGPLNNLRESLMQFSKPRKLVNTVNPGGRFMSTAMYDAREALIPGSAYDRSGTAGRPSNMYFQTHDQIGMIGAGPGHMAMNIPIPYNLVMPPMPPPGYLGQSNGPAAGRGAMKGKPGRGGRQRSRGMGGGSQGAAGGPSQASQDGASQPFSQGPLTQGYINMSQPSQMSQPGLSQPELSQDSYLGDEFKSQMDVALSQDSTYQGERAYQHGGVTGLSQY, from the exons ATGAGTGTGGAGGCGTACGGGCCGAGCTCGCAAACGCTCACCTTCCTGGACACCGAGGAAACGGAGCTTATCGGAGCAGACACTCAGGGATCCGAGTACGAGTTCACCGATTTCACCCTTCCAAGCCAAACCCAGACCCAAGGCCACACACAGAGCCAGTTGGACAACCAG GTGAACGGACCGGACGAGGGTCTCCACAACGGGGGAGTGGATGATTCTGTGGCCAAGACCAGCCAACTTCTGGCTGAACTGAActttgaggaggatgaggaagacacGTATTATACCAAAGACCTTCCTCTACATGCGTGCAG CTACTGTGGCATCCACGACCCGGCTTGTGTCGTCTACTGTAACACCAGCAAGAAGTGGTTCTGCAACGGCCGTGGCAACACATCTGGCAG CCACATTGTGAACCACCTGGTGAGGGCCAAGTGCAAGGAGGTAACACTGCACAAGGACGGGCCGCTTGGCGAGACGGTTCTGGAGTGCTACAACTGTGGCTGCCGTAACGTCTTCCTGCTGGGCTTCATCCCCGCCAAGGCAGACTCTGTGGTGGTGCTTCTGTGCAG ACAGCCATGTGCCAGCCAGAGCAGCCTGAAGGACATCAACTGGGACAGCTCCCAGTGGCAGCCCCTCATCCAGGACCGCTGCTTCCTGTCCTGGCTGGTGAAGATCCCCTCAGAGCAGGAGCAGCTCCGTGCGCGCCAGATCACCGCCCAGCAGATCAACAAGCTGGAGGAGCTGTGGAAG GATAACCCCAGCGCTACCCTGGAGGACCTGGAGAAGCCCGGTGTGGACGAGGAGCCCCAGCACGTGCTGCTGCGCTATGAGGACGCCTACCAGTACCAGAACATCTTCGGCCCGCTGGTCAAACTGGAAGCAGACTACGACAAGAAGCTCAAAGAGTCCCAG ACCCAGGACAATATTACCGTCAGGTGGGACTTGGGCCTGAATAAAAAGAGGATTGCTTATTTCTCACTGCCCAAGACGGACTCAGGTG ACATGCGGCTCATGCAGGGTGACGAGATCTGCCTGCGCTACAAGGGAGAGATGGCCCCGCTCTGGAAGGGCATCGGCCACGTCATCAAAGTCCCGGACAGTATC GAAATTGCGATCGAGTTGAGGAGCAGTGTGGGGGCGCCAGTGGAGATCCCGCACAATTTTCAGGTGGACTTTGTGTGGAAGTCAACGTCTTTTGACAG gatgCAGAGTGCCCTGAAGACGTTTGCTGTGGACGAGACCTCTGTGTCAGGGTACATCTACCACAAGCTGCTGGGCCACGAGGTGGAGGATGTGGTCATCAAGTGCCAGCTGCCCAAGCGCTTTACGGCTCAGGGTCTGCCCGACCTCAATCACTCCCAG GTGTATGCTGTCAAGACTGTACTCCAGAGGCCCCTCAGTCTGATTCAGGGCCCCCCCGGCACAGGGAAGACGGTCACCTCCGCCACCATAGTCTACCACCTGGCCCGCCAGGGCAATGG GCCGGTGCTGGTGTGCGCTCCCAGTAACATTGCCGTGGATCAGCTGACGGAGAAGATCCACCAGACAGGTCTGAAGGTGGTGAGGTTGTGCGCCAAGAGCAGGGAGGCCATTGACTCCCCGGTGTCCTTCCTAGCCCTGCACAACCAGATCAGCAACATGGACAG tatGCCCGAGCTCCAGAAGCTGCAGCAGCTGAAGGACGAGACAGGCGAGCTGTCGTCTGCCGATGAAAAACGCTACCGGGCGCTGAAGCGTACGGCTGAGAGAGAGCTGCTCATG AATGCTGATGTGATCTGTGGTACTTGTGTGGGGGCCGGGGACCCCCGCTTGGCCAAGATGCAGTTCCGCTCCATCCTGATTGATGAGAGCACGCAGGCCACTGAGCCTGAGTGCATGGTACCCGTGGTGCTGGGAGCCAAGCAG CTGATCCTGGTGGGCGACCACTGCCAGCTGGGCCCCGTGGTGATGTGCAAGAAGGCGGCCAAGGCGGGCCTGTCCCAGTCCCTGTTTGAGAGGCTGGTGGTGCTGGGCATCCGGCCCATCCGCCTGCAGGTGCAGTACCGCATGCACCCGGCCCTCAGCGCCTTCCCATCCAACATCTTCTACGAGGGCTCCCTGCAGAACGGCGTCACCGCCG CTGATCGCATCAAGAAGGGCTTTGACTTCCAGTGGCCCCAGCCAGACAAGCCCATGTACTTCTACGTCACCCAGGGCCAGGAGGAGATCGCCAGCTCAGGAACCTCCTACCTCAACAG GACGGAGGCGGCCAACGTGGAGAAGATCACCACCAGGCTGCTGAAGGCCGGTGCCAAGCCCGATCAGATTGGCATCATCACCCCCTACGAGGGCCAGCGCTCCTACCTCGTCCAGTACATGCAGTTCAGCGGCTCCCTGCACACCAAGCTCTACCAG GAGGTGGAGATAGCCAGCGTGGACGCCTTCCAGGGCAGGGAGAAGGACTTCATCATCCTGTCGTGCGTGCGCGCCAACGAGCATCAGGGCATCGGCTTCCTCAACGACCCGCGCCGACTCAACGTGGCGCTCACCAGAGCCAA GTACGGGGTGATCATTGTGGGGAACCCCAAGGCGCTGTCTAAGCAGCCCCTGTGGAACCACCTACTGAACTACTACAAAGAGCAGAAGGTGCTGGTGGAGGGACCGCTCAACAACCTGCGGGAGAGCCTCATGCAGTTCAGCAAGCCCCGCAAGCTGGTCAACACCGTCAACCCG GGAGGGCGCTTCATGAGCACGGCCATGTACGACGCCCGCGAGGCCCTGATCCCGGGCTCAGCCTACGACCGCAGCGGCACAG CCGGACGACCCTCCAACATGTACTTCCAGACCCATGACCAGATCGGCATGATCGGCGCTGGGCCGGGTCACATGGCCATGAACATCCCCATCCCCTACAACCTGGTGATGCCCCCCATGCCACCTCCGGGCTACCTAGGCCAGAGCAACGGCCCCGCCGCAG GTCGCGGGGCCATGAAGGGCAAACCGGGCCGCGGAGGCCGGCAGCGAAGCCGGGGGATGGGCGGCGGCAGTCAGGGGGCCGCCGGGGGCCCGAGTCAGGCCAGCCAGGACGGGGCTTCCCAGCCCTTCTCCCAGGGGCCCCTGACACAGGGCTACATCAACATGAGTCAGCCGTCGCAGATGAGCCAGCCTGGCCTCTCCCAGCCAGAACTGTCCCAG GACAGTTACCTGGGTGATGAGTTCAAGTCCCAGATGGACGTGGCTCTGTCCCAGGACTCCACCTACCAGGGGGAACGCGCCTATCAGCACGGGGGAGTGACTGGTCTGTCCCAGTACTAG
- the upf1 gene encoding regulator of nonsense transcripts 1 isoform X1, whose protein sequence is MSVEAYGPSSQTLTFLDTEETELIGADTQGSEYEFTDFTLPSQTQTQGHTQSQLDNQVNGPDEGLHNGGVDDSVAKTSQLLAELNFEEDEEDTYYTKDLPLHACSYCGIHDPACVVYCNTSKKWFCNGRGNTSGSHIVNHLVRAKCKEVTLHKDGPLGETVLECYNCGCRNVFLLGFIPAKADSVVVLLCRQPCASQSSLKDINWDSSQWQPLIQDRCFLSWLVKIPSEQEQLRARQITAQQINKLEELWKDNPSATLEDLEKPGVDEEPQHVLLRYEDAYQYQNIFGPLVKLEADYDKKLKESQTQDNITVRWDLGLNKKRIAYFSLPKTDSGDMRLMQGDEICLRYKGEMAPLWKGIGHVIKVPDSIGDEIAIELRSSVGAPVEIPHNFQVDFVWKSTSFDRMQSALKTFAVDETSVSGYIYHKLLGHEVEDVVIKCQLPKRFTAQGLPDLNHSQVYAVKTVLQRPLSLIQGPPGTGKTVTSATIVYHLARQGNGPVLVCAPSNIAVDQLTEKIHQTGLKVVRLCAKSREAIDSPVSFLALHNQISNMDSMPELQKLQQLKDETGELSSADEKRYRALKRTAERELLMNADVICGTCVGAGDPRLAKMQFRSILIDESTQATEPECMVPVVLGAKQLILVGDHCQLGPVVMCKKAAKAGLSQSLFERLVVLGIRPIRLQVQYRMHPALSAFPSNIFYEGSLQNGVTAADRIKKGFDFQWPQPDKPMYFYVTQGQEEIASSGTSYLNRTEAANVEKITTRLLKAGAKPDQIGIITPYEGQRSYLVQYMQFSGSLHTKLYQEVEIASVDAFQGREKDFIILSCVRANEHQGIGFLNDPRRLNVALTRAKYGVIIVGNPKALSKQPLWNHLLNYYKEQKVLVEGPLNNLRESLMQFSKPRKLVNTVNPGGRFMSTAMYDAREALIPGSAYDRSGTAGRPSNMYFQTHDQIGMIGAGPGHMAMNIPIPYNLVMPPMPPPGYLGQSNGPAAGRGAMKGKPGRGGRQRSRGMGGGSQGAAGGPSQASQDGASQPFSQGPLTQGYINMSQPSQMSQPGLSQPELSQDSYLGDEFKSQMDVALSQDSTYQGERAYQHGGVTGLSQY, encoded by the exons ATGAGTGTGGAGGCGTACGGGCCGAGCTCGCAAACGCTCACCTTCCTGGACACCGAGGAAACGGAGCTTATCGGAGCAGACACTCAGGGATCCGAGTACGAGTTCACCGATTTCACCCTTCCAAGCCAAACCCAGACCCAAGGCCACACACAGAGCCAGTTGGACAACCAG GTGAACGGACCGGACGAGGGTCTCCACAACGGGGGAGTGGATGATTCTGTGGCCAAGACCAGCCAACTTCTGGCTGAACTGAActttgaggaggatgaggaagacacGTATTATACCAAAGACCTTCCTCTACATGCGTGCAG CTACTGTGGCATCCACGACCCGGCTTGTGTCGTCTACTGTAACACCAGCAAGAAGTGGTTCTGCAACGGCCGTGGCAACACATCTGGCAG CCACATTGTGAACCACCTGGTGAGGGCCAAGTGCAAGGAGGTAACACTGCACAAGGACGGGCCGCTTGGCGAGACGGTTCTGGAGTGCTACAACTGTGGCTGCCGTAACGTCTTCCTGCTGGGCTTCATCCCCGCCAAGGCAGACTCTGTGGTGGTGCTTCTGTGCAG ACAGCCATGTGCCAGCCAGAGCAGCCTGAAGGACATCAACTGGGACAGCTCCCAGTGGCAGCCCCTCATCCAGGACCGCTGCTTCCTGTCCTGGCTGGTGAAGATCCCCTCAGAGCAGGAGCAGCTCCGTGCGCGCCAGATCACCGCCCAGCAGATCAACAAGCTGGAGGAGCTGTGGAAG GATAACCCCAGCGCTACCCTGGAGGACCTGGAGAAGCCCGGTGTGGACGAGGAGCCCCAGCACGTGCTGCTGCGCTATGAGGACGCCTACCAGTACCAGAACATCTTCGGCCCGCTGGTCAAACTGGAAGCAGACTACGACAAGAAGCTCAAAGAGTCCCAG ACCCAGGACAATATTACCGTCAGGTGGGACTTGGGCCTGAATAAAAAGAGGATTGCTTATTTCTCACTGCCCAAGACGGACTCAGGTG ACATGCGGCTCATGCAGGGTGACGAGATCTGCCTGCGCTACAAGGGAGAGATGGCCCCGCTCTGGAAGGGCATCGGCCACGTCATCAAAGTCCCGGACAGTATC GGAGACGAAATTGCGATCGAGTTGAGGAGCAGTGTGGGGGCGCCAGTGGAGATCCCGCACAATTTTCAGGTGGACTTTGTGTGGAAGTCAACGTCTTTTGACAG gatgCAGAGTGCCCTGAAGACGTTTGCTGTGGACGAGACCTCTGTGTCAGGGTACATCTACCACAAGCTGCTGGGCCACGAGGTGGAGGATGTGGTCATCAAGTGCCAGCTGCCCAAGCGCTTTACGGCTCAGGGTCTGCCCGACCTCAATCACTCCCAG GTGTATGCTGTCAAGACTGTACTCCAGAGGCCCCTCAGTCTGATTCAGGGCCCCCCCGGCACAGGGAAGACGGTCACCTCCGCCACCATAGTCTACCACCTGGCCCGCCAGGGCAATGG GCCGGTGCTGGTGTGCGCTCCCAGTAACATTGCCGTGGATCAGCTGACGGAGAAGATCCACCAGACAGGTCTGAAGGTGGTGAGGTTGTGCGCCAAGAGCAGGGAGGCCATTGACTCCCCGGTGTCCTTCCTAGCCCTGCACAACCAGATCAGCAACATGGACAG tatGCCCGAGCTCCAGAAGCTGCAGCAGCTGAAGGACGAGACAGGCGAGCTGTCGTCTGCCGATGAAAAACGCTACCGGGCGCTGAAGCGTACGGCTGAGAGAGAGCTGCTCATG AATGCTGATGTGATCTGTGGTACTTGTGTGGGGGCCGGGGACCCCCGCTTGGCCAAGATGCAGTTCCGCTCCATCCTGATTGATGAGAGCACGCAGGCCACTGAGCCTGAGTGCATGGTACCCGTGGTGCTGGGAGCCAAGCAG CTGATCCTGGTGGGCGACCACTGCCAGCTGGGCCCCGTGGTGATGTGCAAGAAGGCGGCCAAGGCGGGCCTGTCCCAGTCCCTGTTTGAGAGGCTGGTGGTGCTGGGCATCCGGCCCATCCGCCTGCAGGTGCAGTACCGCATGCACCCGGCCCTCAGCGCCTTCCCATCCAACATCTTCTACGAGGGCTCCCTGCAGAACGGCGTCACCGCCG CTGATCGCATCAAGAAGGGCTTTGACTTCCAGTGGCCCCAGCCAGACAAGCCCATGTACTTCTACGTCACCCAGGGCCAGGAGGAGATCGCCAGCTCAGGAACCTCCTACCTCAACAG GACGGAGGCGGCCAACGTGGAGAAGATCACCACCAGGCTGCTGAAGGCCGGTGCCAAGCCCGATCAGATTGGCATCATCACCCCCTACGAGGGCCAGCGCTCCTACCTCGTCCAGTACATGCAGTTCAGCGGCTCCCTGCACACCAAGCTCTACCAG GAGGTGGAGATAGCCAGCGTGGACGCCTTCCAGGGCAGGGAGAAGGACTTCATCATCCTGTCGTGCGTGCGCGCCAACGAGCATCAGGGCATCGGCTTCCTCAACGACCCGCGCCGACTCAACGTGGCGCTCACCAGAGCCAA GTACGGGGTGATCATTGTGGGGAACCCCAAGGCGCTGTCTAAGCAGCCCCTGTGGAACCACCTACTGAACTACTACAAAGAGCAGAAGGTGCTGGTGGAGGGACCGCTCAACAACCTGCGGGAGAGCCTCATGCAGTTCAGCAAGCCCCGCAAGCTGGTCAACACCGTCAACCCG GGAGGGCGCTTCATGAGCACGGCCATGTACGACGCCCGCGAGGCCCTGATCCCGGGCTCAGCCTACGACCGCAGCGGCACAG CCGGACGACCCTCCAACATGTACTTCCAGACCCATGACCAGATCGGCATGATCGGCGCTGGGCCGGGTCACATGGCCATGAACATCCCCATCCCCTACAACCTGGTGATGCCCCCCATGCCACCTCCGGGCTACCTAGGCCAGAGCAACGGCCCCGCCGCAG GTCGCGGGGCCATGAAGGGCAAACCGGGCCGCGGAGGCCGGCAGCGAAGCCGGGGGATGGGCGGCGGCAGTCAGGGGGCCGCCGGGGGCCCGAGTCAGGCCAGCCAGGACGGGGCTTCCCAGCCCTTCTCCCAGGGGCCCCTGACACAGGGCTACATCAACATGAGTCAGCCGTCGCAGATGAGCCAGCCTGGCCTCTCCCAGCCAGAACTGTCCCAG GACAGTTACCTGGGTGATGAGTTCAAGTCCCAGATGGACGTGGCTCTGTCCCAGGACTCCACCTACCAGGGGGAACGCGCCTATCAGCACGGGGGAGTGACTGGTCTGTCCCAGTACTAG
- the upf1 gene encoding regulator of nonsense transcripts 1 isoform X3, with translation MSVEAYGPSSQTLTFLDTEETELIGADTQGSEYEFTDFTLPSQTQTQGHTQSQLDNQVNGPDEGLHNGGVDDSVAKTSQLLAELNFEEDEEDTYYTKDLPLHACSYCGIHDPACVVYCNTSKKWFCNGRGNTSGSHIVNHLVRAKCKEVTLHKDGPLGETVLECYNCGCRNVFLLGFIPAKADSVVVLLCRQPCASQSSLKDINWDSSQWQPLIQDRCFLSWLVKIPSEQEQLRARQITAQQINKLEELWKDNPSATLEDLEKPGVDEEPQHVLLRYEDAYQYQNIFGPLVKLEADYDKKLKESQTQDNITVRWDLGLNKKRIAYFSLPKTDSGDMRLMQGDEICLRYKGEMAPLWKGIGHVIKVPDNEIAIELRSSVGAPVEIPHNFQVDFVWKSTSFDRMQSALKTFAVDETSVSGYIYHKLLGHEVEDVVIKCQLPKRFTAQGLPDLNHSQVYAVKTVLQRPLSLIQGPPGTGKTVTSATIVYHLARQGNGPVLVCAPSNIAVDQLTEKIHQTGLKVVRLCAKSREAIDSPVSFLALHNQISNMDSMPELQKLQQLKDETGELSSADEKRYRALKRTAERELLMNADVICGTCVGAGDPRLAKMQFRSILIDESTQATEPECMVPVVLGAKQLILVGDHCQLGPVVMCKKAAKAGLSQSLFERLVVLGIRPIRLQVQYRMHPALSAFPSNIFYEGSLQNGVTAADRIKKGFDFQWPQPDKPMYFYVTQGQEEIASSGTSYLNRTEAANVEKITTRLLKAGAKPDQIGIITPYEGQRSYLVQYMQFSGSLHTKLYQEVEIASVDAFQGREKDFIILSCVRANEHQGIGFLNDPRRLNVALTRAKYGVIIVGNPKALSKQPLWNHLLNYYKEQKVLVEGPLNNLRESLMQFSKPRKLVNTVNPGGRFMSTAMYDAREALIPGSAYDRSGTAGRPSNMYFQTHDQIGMIGAGPGHMAMNIPIPYNLVMPPMPPPGYLGQSNGPAAGRGAMKGKPGRGGRQRSRGMGGGSQGAAGGPSQASQDGASQPFSQGPLTQGYINMSQPSQMSQPGLSQPELSQDSYLGDEFKSQMDVALSQDSTYQGERAYQHGGVTGLSQY, from the exons ATGAGTGTGGAGGCGTACGGGCCGAGCTCGCAAACGCTCACCTTCCTGGACACCGAGGAAACGGAGCTTATCGGAGCAGACACTCAGGGATCCGAGTACGAGTTCACCGATTTCACCCTTCCAAGCCAAACCCAGACCCAAGGCCACACACAGAGCCAGTTGGACAACCAG GTGAACGGACCGGACGAGGGTCTCCACAACGGGGGAGTGGATGATTCTGTGGCCAAGACCAGCCAACTTCTGGCTGAACTGAActttgaggaggatgaggaagacacGTATTATACCAAAGACCTTCCTCTACATGCGTGCAG CTACTGTGGCATCCACGACCCGGCTTGTGTCGTCTACTGTAACACCAGCAAGAAGTGGTTCTGCAACGGCCGTGGCAACACATCTGGCAG CCACATTGTGAACCACCTGGTGAGGGCCAAGTGCAAGGAGGTAACACTGCACAAGGACGGGCCGCTTGGCGAGACGGTTCTGGAGTGCTACAACTGTGGCTGCCGTAACGTCTTCCTGCTGGGCTTCATCCCCGCCAAGGCAGACTCTGTGGTGGTGCTTCTGTGCAG ACAGCCATGTGCCAGCCAGAGCAGCCTGAAGGACATCAACTGGGACAGCTCCCAGTGGCAGCCCCTCATCCAGGACCGCTGCTTCCTGTCCTGGCTGGTGAAGATCCCCTCAGAGCAGGAGCAGCTCCGTGCGCGCCAGATCACCGCCCAGCAGATCAACAAGCTGGAGGAGCTGTGGAAG GATAACCCCAGCGCTACCCTGGAGGACCTGGAGAAGCCCGGTGTGGACGAGGAGCCCCAGCACGTGCTGCTGCGCTATGAGGACGCCTACCAGTACCAGAACATCTTCGGCCCGCTGGTCAAACTGGAAGCAGACTACGACAAGAAGCTCAAAGAGTCCCAG ACCCAGGACAATATTACCGTCAGGTGGGACTTGGGCCTGAATAAAAAGAGGATTGCTTATTTCTCACTGCCCAAGACGGACTCAGGTG ACATGCGGCTCATGCAGGGTGACGAGATCTGCCTGCGCTACAAGGGAGAGATGGCCCCGCTCTGGAAGGGCATCGGCCACGTCATCAAAGTCCCGGACA ACGAAATTGCGATCGAGTTGAGGAGCAGTGTGGGGGCGCCAGTGGAGATCCCGCACAATTTTCAGGTGGACTTTGTGTGGAAGTCAACGTCTTTTGACAG gatgCAGAGTGCCCTGAAGACGTTTGCTGTGGACGAGACCTCTGTGTCAGGGTACATCTACCACAAGCTGCTGGGCCACGAGGTGGAGGATGTGGTCATCAAGTGCCAGCTGCCCAAGCGCTTTACGGCTCAGGGTCTGCCCGACCTCAATCACTCCCAG GTGTATGCTGTCAAGACTGTACTCCAGAGGCCCCTCAGTCTGATTCAGGGCCCCCCCGGCACAGGGAAGACGGTCACCTCCGCCACCATAGTCTACCACCTGGCCCGCCAGGGCAATGG GCCGGTGCTGGTGTGCGCTCCCAGTAACATTGCCGTGGATCAGCTGACGGAGAAGATCCACCAGACAGGTCTGAAGGTGGTGAGGTTGTGCGCCAAGAGCAGGGAGGCCATTGACTCCCCGGTGTCCTTCCTAGCCCTGCACAACCAGATCAGCAACATGGACAG tatGCCCGAGCTCCAGAAGCTGCAGCAGCTGAAGGACGAGACAGGCGAGCTGTCGTCTGCCGATGAAAAACGCTACCGGGCGCTGAAGCGTACGGCTGAGAGAGAGCTGCTCATG AATGCTGATGTGATCTGTGGTACTTGTGTGGGGGCCGGGGACCCCCGCTTGGCCAAGATGCAGTTCCGCTCCATCCTGATTGATGAGAGCACGCAGGCCACTGAGCCTGAGTGCATGGTACCCGTGGTGCTGGGAGCCAAGCAG CTGATCCTGGTGGGCGACCACTGCCAGCTGGGCCCCGTGGTGATGTGCAAGAAGGCGGCCAAGGCGGGCCTGTCCCAGTCCCTGTTTGAGAGGCTGGTGGTGCTGGGCATCCGGCCCATCCGCCTGCAGGTGCAGTACCGCATGCACCCGGCCCTCAGCGCCTTCCCATCCAACATCTTCTACGAGGGCTCCCTGCAGAACGGCGTCACCGCCG CTGATCGCATCAAGAAGGGCTTTGACTTCCAGTGGCCCCAGCCAGACAAGCCCATGTACTTCTACGTCACCCAGGGCCAGGAGGAGATCGCCAGCTCAGGAACCTCCTACCTCAACAG GACGGAGGCGGCCAACGTGGAGAAGATCACCACCAGGCTGCTGAAGGCCGGTGCCAAGCCCGATCAGATTGGCATCATCACCCCCTACGAGGGCCAGCGCTCCTACCTCGTCCAGTACATGCAGTTCAGCGGCTCCCTGCACACCAAGCTCTACCAG GAGGTGGAGATAGCCAGCGTGGACGCCTTCCAGGGCAGGGAGAAGGACTTCATCATCCTGTCGTGCGTGCGCGCCAACGAGCATCAGGGCATCGGCTTCCTCAACGACCCGCGCCGACTCAACGTGGCGCTCACCAGAGCCAA GTACGGGGTGATCATTGTGGGGAACCCCAAGGCGCTGTCTAAGCAGCCCCTGTGGAACCACCTACTGAACTACTACAAAGAGCAGAAGGTGCTGGTGGAGGGACCGCTCAACAACCTGCGGGAGAGCCTCATGCAGTTCAGCAAGCCCCGCAAGCTGGTCAACACCGTCAACCCG GGAGGGCGCTTCATGAGCACGGCCATGTACGACGCCCGCGAGGCCCTGATCCCGGGCTCAGCCTACGACCGCAGCGGCACAG CCGGACGACCCTCCAACATGTACTTCCAGACCCATGACCAGATCGGCATGATCGGCGCTGGGCCGGGTCACATGGCCATGAACATCCCCATCCCCTACAACCTGGTGATGCCCCCCATGCCACCTCCGGGCTACCTAGGCCAGAGCAACGGCCCCGCCGCAG GTCGCGGGGCCATGAAGGGCAAACCGGGCCGCGGAGGCCGGCAGCGAAGCCGGGGGATGGGCGGCGGCAGTCAGGGGGCCGCCGGGGGCCCGAGTCAGGCCAGCCAGGACGGGGCTTCCCAGCCCTTCTCCCAGGGGCCCCTGACACAGGGCTACATCAACATGAGTCAGCCGTCGCAGATGAGCCAGCCTGGCCTCTCCCAGCCAGAACTGTCCCAG GACAGTTACCTGGGTGATGAGTTCAAGTCCCAGATGGACGTGGCTCTGTCCCAGGACTCCACCTACCAGGGGGAACGCGCCTATCAGCACGGGGGAGTGACTGGTCTGTCCCAGTACTAG